One part of the Phragmites australis chromosome 3, lpPhrAust1.1, whole genome shotgun sequence genome encodes these proteins:
- the LOC133913490 gene encoding carboxylesterase 15-like has protein sequence MLSSSPPHVVEDCPRVLQLLSDGTVVRFDEYNTLPPPSVPPAMPVRWKDVVYDAAHGLKLRVYKPPAACGKLPVLVYFHGGGYVLGTFELPNFHACCLRLAGELPAVVLSADYRLAPEHRLPAALDDAAAVMSWVRGQAVAVGGDDADPWLAESADFGRVFVSGDSAGGNIVHHVAVRLGSGQLPLDPARVAGHVMLCPMFGGVQRTASEAEFPPGPFLTLPGYDQTWRLALPQGATRDHPFANPFGPESPALGAVALPPTLVVVAEHDLLRDRTVDYVARLEAMGKPVELVEFEGQHHGFLVVEPSGDAGSEVVRAVKRFVYGNGSDISN, from the coding sequence ATGTTGTCCTCCTCGCCGCCACACGTCGTCGAGGACTGCCCCCGTGTCCTCCAGCTCCTCAGCGACGGCACGGTGGTCCGCTTCGACGAGTACAACACGCTCCCTCCCCCGTCCGTGCCTCCCGCGATGCCCGTCCGGTGGAAGGACGTGGTCTACGACGCGGCCCACGGCCTCAAGCTCCGCGTGTACAAGCCGCCGGCCGCCTGCGGGAAGCTGCCCGTGCTCGTCTACTTCCATGGCGGCGGGTACGTCCTCGGCACCTTCGAGCTGCCCAACTTCCACGCGTGCTGCCTCCGCCTCGCCGGCGAGCTCCCGGCCGTCGTCCTCTCCGCTGACTACCGCCTCGCGCCCGAGCACCGACTCCCCGCGGCCCTCGACGACGCGGCGGCCGTCATGTCCTGGGTGCGAGGCCAGGCTGTGGCGGTCGGTGGGGACGATGCCGACCCCTGGCTTGCCGAGTCGGCCGACTTCGGCCGTGTTTTCGTCTCCGGCGACTCGGCCGGCGGGAACATCGTCCACCACGTCGCCGTCCGTCTCGGCTCGGGCCAGCTCCCGCTCGACCCGGCGCGCGTCGCGGGGCACGTCATGCTCTGCCCGATGTTCGGCGGGGTGCAGAGGACGGCGTCCGAGGCGGAGTTCCCGCCCGGCCCGTTCCTCACGCTGCCGGGGTACGACCAGACGTGGCGGCTGGCGCTGCCGCAAGGGGCCACGAGGGACCACCCGTTCGCCAACCCGTTCGGGCCGGAGAGCCCCGCGCTGGGCGCCGTCGCGCTCCCGCCGACGCTCGTCGTGGTCGCCGAGCACGACCTGCTGCGCGACCGCACGGTGGACTACGTCGCGAGGCTGGAGGCGATGGGGAAGCCGGTGGAGCTCGTGGAGTTCGAGGGGCAGCACCACGGGTTCCTCGTCGTCGAGCCGTCCGGGGACGCCGGGAGCGAGGTGGTCCGGGCCGTCAAGCGGTTTGTGTACGGCAACGGCAGTGACATTTCCAACTGA